The sequence GCAGGGATTGCCACTCAGGTTTGTAGATCTTACTGCACATCTGATATGAAATGATAAATTCTATTTTGTGTTCAGCACGACTTTGTGAAGTGATGGGCtgatttttatttactttttttttgcatttacaTTTTAGTTGGTTGTGGAAAAGATGTTAGCTGCTGAAGGAATCAAAAGAACAGATCTGACCCGAGAGGAGTTCACTAAAAGAGTTTGGGAGTGGAAAGAAAAGTCAGCCCTTTTTCTGAAGCTAGATCaatttttcttcattgtttctTTATGCACCTGTAATTGctatatttgtttttctaatATGAAGTGATCATTGCTAATAGTTACTTGGATTTACTATTAACCATATATACCCTTGCTcctacctccatttttttacGTGTTTGCCATGAAGGCTCATGTGCATTACAGTTTATTAACTATCTTCTGGTATCATTATCGTGTTGGGTGGTACCTGTCATAATAATTTGATCATCTAGATGACCAGCCTTTTGTTATTATTCTGAATTGCCAGTTAAACTATAATGAACTTGGGATGGAATAATAAATATTCtagttgataaaaaaaatcatgattcAAGAAggttacatattttataaattctAGCAATCACTCCAAATGATGTTTCCTTTCCAGGTACGGGAGCACTATCACTAATCAGATTAAGCGATTGGGTGCATCTTGTGATTGGAGTCGTGAGCGTTTCACTCTTGATGAACAATTAAGTCGTAAGTGTAGCCTTTATTTTCCATTGCAAATGATGCAATTTGCATTTGTTAGTATATGTATCATTATAGTGATGGTAGTCGGTAGATCAACCCCTCAACCTCAAGCTTATCATCAGCGCTTGGTGGTTTGTACAACTGATgtctcactattttttttctttctacttACAGGTGCAGTTATTGAAGCATTTGTTAGGCTTCATGAAAAAGGGCTTATATATCAAGGTAATTAATATAATCATTTACTCGCTCTATTACAAAGGAAGCAAATGTGCATAATCTTGTGCTGATATTATGTGTGATAGTTTTCAGTTTTTAATCTTTtccctatgttttttctgtcaGTGTAACCTAATTTTCTTGGTTGTAGTTTCAAATTGACAATGTTAACATATTTAGTGTTGATAGATTTAGTactaactgatttttttttttttaaaaattcagtGTCAATAGTTTGAACAGTAGTGAGAGGTACAAGAAGTTGGGGCATGTGGTAATAACTTTATTTTCTATGTAATGTATTATCACTTTATCAGTTACAGCACAAGTTTCAGAAGTTTCCCAGGGTCCTATTTGGaacaaactttaaacttttagCCCCAAACTATATCAAGTGCATCCGTTTATTTTGCTGATAGGATAGGTCTGTGGTGTAATGTACATCATAAATTTTTGAATCAGAATTATAGGATTTGTTGGCTCTGAGCTTTTTTGTTGCTTACTGGAGACTAAGTTCTCTTATGACTGGAATTTACAAGCAGAGAGGAGCGGCAGCAAGATTTACTAAAATTATGTCCCAAGCAATTTGTTACTTCCATCGCTAGTATCAAGATGCCTTTTGCCGTACGTTTTTAATATGTTCTGGTACACACTTGGGTGTGTTCATGTCCATGATGCCCGTGCTTGTTATGGCATTTTCTATTGTGATAGTTGCGTCGTTGAACAGAAATTTAGGATTTTTTCTTCATtcaattcttgtgtttttcctgaaTTTGAGAGTCTAGTTTTGCCTTATGTGACCTTGATGGTAAATATTGGTTAATTTATTGTATTTTCGTTCACAGGATCTTACttggtcaactggtctccaaacCTGCAGACTGCAGTATCTGATTTAGTATGTTACAATATTACCTCtcattttttaagaaatagCTGCACACTTCTATCTGTGCAGAtatataatctaagcaaaaaataaaaaataaaacttgagAATAATTACATACAGAAGCTGACAAACTTCAACTACTTCTTCATGGATAGTTGCATGAGCCAACTCCAGATTTGATCCTGAAATGGTTTATCTAACCAGGAAGTGGAATACTCTGAAGAACCTGGTAATTTGTACTTCATCAAGTACCGTGTGGCAGGTGGATCAAGGTACTTCTTGACTTATCTTTAATCTTGTGGCtatatgttttatcattattCATTTTTTAATCGATGGTGATGTTATCATTGTCCATTTTtgtgatgtttaaatgtgaatgAGTTTGGATGATGCGCGCTATAAAGTTTATGTTTTGCATTCTATTACAAGGAATCTAACAGCATGGTCGACACTGTatgttgatgaaaattacttATATGTATTTAAAACTTAAGCCTCTGGTGCAGGGATGATTTTATGACTATTGCAACAACACGGCCTGAGACTCTCTTTGGCGATGTTGCAATTGCTGTAAACCCAGAGGTATCAGAAAAAGAAAGCATTCCTTGTGTCCTGTTACAACTTACTtcccccatcccaaaatatagcaacttctagCATTCAAAAGTTGTCCTAAAATCAAAATGTAGCAACTTCTCCACCTActccctcctctcaaccaaCCACAACCATCCTCCATTTAATATCGCCACCTAGTATTCTTAATCTCTGCACAAAACCTAAAaaagccttatattttgggacgaagggactGCATCAAATTGTTCTATTTCTCGAACTGATTTATTTGAACAACCAATCTTATTTTCTTTGTTAAATGCAATGCAGGATGAACGTTATGCAAAATATGTGGGCAAATTGGCTATTGTTCCCTTGACATTTGGGAGACATGTTCCTATTATTGCTGATCGGGTAGGAATTAATATTACCTGTAATATTTGTATGATTCTAATAACCAAGAAAGTATGTTGCAACACGAATCAAAGTAAAGCAATTCAACAGTACCGTATTCACTAGATGTTGGCGTTCTCTTATCTTTATTGTGTTGTCCCAATGGCACATCTACATGCAAATGTGATGCCATCGCTTGTCAGTTCAAGTCAGAACTCAGGAAAGCTGTTGTTTCTGTTGAGGCAAACTTCACTGTTGGCACTGTTTTTGGGGCTAAAATGCCAACGTTTTGCTTGCTGAGCTGACGAAAGCTTTTGCTTGACGAATAGCCATACATACAAAAGATGTGCATTCTTTGTATAAGGGCTTCACACTTGTATGCCCTCGTTTGTGGTTTGATCTTAAACATACTTTGTATGACTTCATGTGTATCTCCCCTGGCTCAAGAATCTCACTTAATGATAGGCATGCATTAGGTTGCAAACCCGGTTTATAAAGAAAGGTGTTCTTTTATATAATCGATAGACTTCGATTATCCCTTTTAACAATATATCGGTTTTATGATCTACAGTATGTTGATCCAGAATTTGGAACAGGGGTGCTGAAGATTAGCCCTGGACATGATCATAACGATTATCATATTGCACGAAAACTTGGGTTGCCAATTCTCAATGTTATGAACAAAGATGGTACACTAAATGATGTTGCTGGATTATACAGGTATTAATTTTCGTTCAAACTTCAATTTAAGTAACCTGTTCACTTATTTCCCTTTGAATTTGTTTAGACTTGCAATTTTCAATGTTTGGTTTCTCTGTTCTATTCCATGTTGCATCATAACTACTATCTAGGGACTGTAGTTTGTGCTGCTTATAAACCCATGTATCCTCTTTGCAACACGACCAGTATTTATCTTCTATTATAACATGGAAATTTGAGTATAGTAAAATTGCTGTTGGAAAATTTAAGAGATTCTGTGGCTTTTAGCCTTCACAATCAGTGGAAACAGAAAACAGTCAATTCGACCTCAATTATTTCATATCGAAGAGAATGTACAATATTTGTTCGATTATACTTGCTCCGCAGGCAACACAGCTGCAGAGCCCTCTGTATTTGACATGTTCTTGACCTTGACTTTGCTATCTTTATTCAGTGGCATGGATCGTTTTGAGGCACGGGAGAAGTTGTGGTCTGACCTTGTTGAGACTAACTTGGCAGTAAAGAAGGAACCCTATACACTTCGAGTTCCTAGATCTCAACGGGGTGGTGAAGTGTGATCTTTTCTCCTGTACCTGCTCATACATGTAGGCTAACGATGTTTACCATAAAGATTAATGAACTTAACTTTTGTGTGTCACTAGGTAATAGAGCCATTGATTAGTAAACAGTGGTTTGTCACTATGGATCCATTAGCTGAAAAGGCCCTTCATGCTGTTGAAAAAGGGCAACTAACTATTCTTCCAGAGAGATTTGAAAAGGTAATACATTAATCATTAGCTTTTCTATGCACCAATCTTCTGCTCACTAGTAAGCACACATAAAACATGTCTAAAGTTTTTATTGGAACTGCTAAGCAGGAATCTGTCTCTGTATTCCCACTTTCTCAGTAAAACTATGCATATGCCAAATAAAGAGTTAATATCTCTGGTTATATCTTACTCCTGTAGAAATGATTTCTTTGAACTGACTTTGCTGCTCTCCAATAATTTatttgtgctgctgctgcagataTATAATCATTGGTTGACAAACATAAAGGATTGGTGTATTAGTAGGCAACTGTGGTGGGGTCATCGGATCCCTGTTTGGTACATCGTTGGAAAGAAATGTGAGGAAGACTATATTGTTGCTAGAAGTGCAGAGGAGGCACTTGCAAAGGCTCAGGAAAAATATGGAAAATCAGTTGAAATATATCAAGATCCTGATGTTCTTGACACTTGGTTCTCAAGGTTTGTCTTCCATCTGTAAAGCTGTATGCTCGTATTGACTTAGCATACATGTATTTTCCTCTCCTTGTCCGCTTCctgaagttttttttgttttgctttgtTCATAACATGGGCCTAAAATAGCTTTTACAACTTGCATTGTAGAGCAGAAATGTGTTTATTAAGATGTCTGAATAGGTTTTAGCCATCTCCTTGTATTATTTGTCATGTACAACAGTAAGATGAATAGTTAATGGAGCTCCTATACTGCAGTATTCTTTTTCCCTTACAGTTTCTGATTGGCATCTGGGATATCTGTATGAACCTTATTTCCATGTGCTGTACCATGTAGAAGTATAAACACTTTCAGACACAAATCGCTACAGGTATTAAGAAAACTGCATATagttttttgttgttttgaCTTGTTGCAGTTGTCCTGCAGTGCTCTGTGGCCTTTCAGTACACTTGGTTGGCCAGACCTATCCAGTGAGGATTTTAAGCACTTTTATCCTGCAACTGTTCTTGAGACTGGGTATGTTATCTTCAGCAACAACTTTATTTACCTTCTGATCTTTCAGTCCAGCGATAATACTGTTGCGCTGCTCTTTATgttgattatttatttttccatttACCTCCATTATATTATagctttctctctctgttttttttttggcagccaTGACATTTTGTTCTTCTGGGTTGCACGAATGGTCATGATGGGAATTGAGTTTACAGGAACTGTGCCATTTTCTTATGTTTATCTTCATGGTCTCATCCGGGACTCTGAGGTGAGAGAGGAGCACCTTAATCACTAGTTCCTGTTCTGTACTTTTGAGGGAGAGTCGATTAAACAAACTTTTCTTGTAGTTGTAAAATGACATGATTGAACTTCTAAAGGGCATCAACCATTAAAGGCTCATAACTTggaaattttgttttcttttgagcCGGGATTGAACCCTCTCAGATCAAACATTGCACCTGATTGGGGTCTCATGCTTTATGTGCTAATTGACTGTATGATGCTCTAGTGCAGCTAGTCACATACTGCACATTACCTCAAATTTGAAGTCACTGCCTCCTTTTATCTGATATAAAAGTGGTATCACCagttaaactgttaaatgaGCCCATTGTGAAATCTGTTTTGTACCCTTAGTCATCGTGTTCATCTGAGTTGTTTCTGTTGCCATATTAGCTCTCTGTTTCCATGGACTAATTAGCAAGTTAATTTTCAGGGACGAAAAATGTCTAAGACACTGGGGAATGTCATTGACCCTCTAGATACCATCAAAGAGTACGGGACAGATGCATTGAGATTTACACTTTCCATGGGTACCGCAGGCCAGGTTTGCTTATACAGTCGCTTTTGTATTTATCAAGATTGTTTGATTTTGTGCTGTTAATACCCTTTTTGCTTCAGGACCTTAATCTCTCTACAGAAAGATTGACATCAAACAAGGCTTTCACCAACAAACTCTGGAATGCAGGCAAATTTTTGTTGCAGAATTTGCCTGATAGAAGTGATGCCACTGCATGGGATGTCTTGTTAGCAAATAAGGTATCTGATTGAATTTCGAATTGCACATGATGCATTGACATAATTTAGTTCTTTTTAGAACTGTTGCTAACACCTTGCATCTATTGCCCAGTTTGATACAGAAGCGTCACTTCAGAAACTACCACTGCCAGAATCCTGGGTGGTGAGTCAGAGTACATTACTATCTCGAATTATTTGATTAATGTTCAGTTTGTTAATGAAGAGAATACACTACGATCCAGGTGACAGGATTACACGAACTCATCGATAGGGTCAGCACAAGCTACGACAAATTTTTCTTTGGCGATGCAGCTAGAGAAATCTACGATTTCTTTTGGGGGGACTTTGCTGAttggtaagattttttttattacctaAGAATATGAGGCCAGGCCTTTTCATTAAGAGCACATTAATATTTCTGCCTCAATTAATCTGGAGACTATCAGCCCTATTGACAATGTAAGGAGACACAGGGGGCCTGAGTAACCAAGTGTACAACTTATCATATTTGGTAGACCTGCCCACCATGCAGAACAAAGAATTTCCTATTTGAGCCCTTTATGTTTCCTTTAATTTACATAGTCCTGTTTGTCTAAATTCTGATTGCAGCCCTTCCCATTGATGGGAAGAAATATGCTAGTTGTATGGGATTAAAAGAACTAAAATCCTTTTATGTGCTTAACTTTTGTCTGGTTTTCTTAATCTGAGCTTATATCCAAATGGTAAAGAACTGTCAAGAGCTTTAGTGGAAAGCTGAGGTCTTTCTTAACAATGGAGACTCCATGAGcaatttttctaaaagaaaatgaaactaAAACATATCACAATGTTAGACGCCATGAGCCCCAGCTAGATCCCAAAACTCCCAAAACTGTCCCTCTTCCTTGGCAAGCAGAAAAGCACCTGCCAGGTTTGAGGGTAGCACCATAAAGGACACAACAATTAGGATGCTTCCAGGGAGTCCAAACACCAAGAATGTTAAGGACTTAAGGCCTTGCTGCACCAGGCCATTAAGTGCATTGCTAGCTCAGCTCCACTCGTCAAGGACTGATTCCCCAGCGATGGCGACAGGGCAGGGAGGCCAACCTGCTGCAGGAGACTCAACCAAAATCGTCTAACAGAAACTCATGTAGTGAGCAGGTGATGGATAGTCTCAACGTCCTGATCACAATGAAGACAACAAGGAGGGTGCGGCAGCCTCACCTAGTGAAGTGATCTGCAGTCCAGCACCAATTGTGCACAACCAAAGAAAGTAGTGGCACATTTACCTGGGGCCCATGATTTCCAAGTATTCTCCCATGGCTGAAATCGGACAGCACcctccaaaagaaaaataaaggacAACACCTTGGAGGCTTGGAAGAAATTGTCATGTGCAGATTTGGCCAACTATTACCCCAAAGCTGATAGCCGCCAACGGTGAATGTCTTCCACACCCGGCTGCAACACAGACCTCAGATAAAAGATCCTATAATCAGAGATCTGGGTATTCTCAAGGGCGCCAACAGAGGTTGCACCTTGTATATCCAGGATCCATCTGTAGTCCTTTAGGTCCTCAAGAACCGTGCGCCTGTTGGTTGTTTTTGTAGGAACCAGAGCAAACAGTTTAGGGGCAAGGTCAGCGATCCGCTGCCCATGTAGCCTCCTATCTTTCCAGAACAAGGTGTGCGCACCATTGCTGACCTCAATCTCAACTGCTATGGAAAAGAAAGCATGGACATCATCATGCATTTGAATTGGTAATGCCGACTATGGCCTATCAGGCTCCTGTTTTTGCAGCCACAGCCAGCATATCCTGAGGGCCCAACCATGATGCATCATGCATTGTTTTTAGTATATTTTTGTGTGTCATCCAGTCAACCAAATTAGTTCTCTTGCAGGTATATTGAAGCCAGCAAGACACGTCTTTACCACTCTGGTGATGATTCAGCTTCTTCTATGGCACAAAGTGTTCTGTTGTATGTGTTTGAAAACATACTGAAGCTATTGCACCCCTTCATGCCCTTTGTCACTGAAGAGTTATGGCAGGTAGTGAAACCTAACCGTAAATTATTATTCCCTGCAATGTAGTATATCACTTTTACCTTCACCATTAATAGCATATCATTATCGTTCTTATTTCAGGCATTGCCATACAGAAAACAAGCAATTATTGTTGCCCACTGGCCTGCGACTGATCTCCCTAAGAATTCTCTCTCGATCAAGAGATTTCAGAATTTGCAATCGTTGGTAAATCTTTGACTTGAGCTGCTCATACTTTAAGTGGTGACATTGCCTGTGGTGACCATTTTGTTCCATTGTAAATGTGATAACAGATAAGAGGTATCAGAAATGTTCGAGCAGAGTATTCTGTTGAGCCAGCCAAGCGAATATCTGCATCAGTTGTTGCTGCCGCAGATGTCCTAGATTACATATCGGTGAGCATTTTCTTACATTACGGGTTTTTCTTTGTGGCATTTCATCGTATATATATTGTATGACCTTTTTTATCTATTAATCTGAGAATCAACTTAATGCACATGCATGTTTATTACCAAGAACGGTAAgtattattattctttttatCTTGTTGCAATACTCGAGTTAAAGCTTTTCATTGCTAGAAAACAAAGCATATACATAGTTATTAGATGTGCAAGTTTCACTATTGGAACATAGAGGTGCATGTGTGATACTGTCTTGCCTTTTCAGCTCTAACTTCCCTGCATCTTGACATTATGAAAACCCTTTCTTTGTTTTGTGAAAAAACCCTTTATTTGTTCAGCATCATGATCTGTACTTTGATGCCTGCAGAAGGAGAAGCAGGTCCTGGCTTTACTTTCAAAGCTTGACGTGCAGAGTATACATTTTAGCGAGTTGCCGCCAGGTGTGTGCCTATAACTTGTCAACATAATCTTCCTTGATGCACTTGGCCAATATAAATCATCTACTTCTGTTGCTGGCAGGTGATGCAAATCAGTCGGTCCACATTGTTGCTGATGAGGGTCTGGAGGCCTATCTACCCCTGGCTGACATGGTGGATGTTTCTGAGGAAGTTAAGCGGCTGTCAAAGCGCCTCTCTAAGATGCAGTCGGAATATGATTCTTTGCTGGCCCGTCTCAATTCAGGAAGTGTACGCATATATTTCATCTTCATGACAACTATATTATCCCTTTGAAACCAATTTCTGTATCCTTTTAACCATGCATTTCTTTCGTGCTGTAGTTTGTAGAGAAGGCCCCAGAAGAAATTGTTCGTGGAGTTCGTGAGAAAGCATCAGAAGCAGAAGAGAAGATCTCCCTCACCAAGAATCGGCTCGCTTTCCTGCAGTCAACAGTATCAAGTTAGATTCAGCAGTCACCATTGACGGTGTCAACCTGCCATCTAAATAACAATTTTGATTAGTCCTGATTTGGACGAGAGATGCCACTTCCGGATATAAATTGGCGTGTCAGAGTAGTGAGTGCCATTCCATTTTCGCGTGTGCAGGACATTGCAACTGGTGCACGCATCTTACCGATAAGTTCTACTATATAACACTCATTTATACGTCTACTAGGTATGCCTGTACGCCTGTGCGTTGTAACGGGACAATAGTTGTACATACATAAACAATGAATGGAATAAACAGTTGCACACATCTGTATTAGTGAAATGTGAATCTCAAAACTTAACAGGGATGAACCACGTAATCAAGAAAACATGAACCGTTAGATTAGAAAACATCTGTATTAGTGAAATGTGAATCTCAAAATTTAGCAGGGATGAACCACGTAATCAAGAAAACATGAACCGTTAGATTAGAACACGAGCCGTTAGATTAGAGAAGATAAAACAAAGAGATACAAGAGCCATCAGATTAAAATAAGgtggaaaaaaattatactctGGTCAATGGAGGGAATGGAGAGAAGTGTTGGGATACACGTAGGCTACGAtagtataaattaaaattttctatcgcgtaaaccaggaaccatgcaagtattagatcataaatcgttaccactcgacgcacTGTGCAACGGAAGAAGGCGTTAAGAAGTCGAATGAATTCTcacgaagtagcgcgcgtcgatgtagaggaagtagtcgatcgcactggctcgaccttctcctcctcgtgcgttcttcTCGTCGTattcccacgccgatcagcaccgcaaaccagcggcgcctctaccggtatccacacgtacagggacggaacacCAGGcacagatgtgctagcacccccgcgcggctagggttttgctcggggaggggagtgacggctagggtttctcacatGATGCAAtccctccgccggtcacacccctcacgaatatataggatccatcactcgggcctccaaggcctgtaggactcctattcggatccctatccaaattaagctcatattggatctccatccaatccccttattccggcccattaagcgtgcgatcccgtaggttcatgtacactcggATGTAACccaaaaactccttttcggtccatgCGTCAACAGctgcccctagcagaacgtattgacccaccgggcatacataaagatcatatcggctgaacctctagtgtatacttgtatgaatccctttgcctcacgatatcgattaagctcaaggctagatatgtgccatcttctaatagctcaatcattcactcgaacctgttgatagattatataacttgtgattgactcctcaatcacctttggcatagccatgcacttccataatctacaacatcaagGGGCCCAgcgatatctctccataggagggacAAAtctcatcttgattattcatatcccactacatgtttcatagcatacccgaaaactacttttataactacccaattacggagtagtgtttagcagtccctaagtaagctactacatatgttgggaaccatgataatctcaggtctaaggatttaacaccaacactaaatgagatcaccgatgacacaacacatatggctcttgcagtgtctcatgttgggtctatccaacaacatgttcaccaacatgtgtccacattattaatttgatatCTCTATATCATGATCCATGaaacatgatcatcaattaatacatgtgctgatcatctaaacatatttgttccacatatgatatttgatcagggatcctttagaaatagcaacacacaacataaagagtctcatgaaagaatcacatattcattaaccaataatgagttatctatttcaaggaacaaaatcggataaatatgtaaacatagtatgtgatacaatcatctctatgattgtctctagggcatatcactaacagtctccTACTTGCACTAGAGTCAATCATGAACGTATCTTATACCCATTGCCCTAGTGTGTGCCTCATGCTTAGGCTGAGGGAGTGGCCTAAGCATACATAAACAATGCATGGAATAAACAGTTGCACACATCTGTATTAGTGAAATGTGAATCTCAAAACTTAACAGGGATGAACCACGTAATCAAGAAAACATGAACCGTTAGATTAGAAAACATGAATGTTAGATTAGATAAGATAAAACAAGGAGATTCAAGAGCCATCAGATTAAAATAAGgtggaaaaaaattatactccGGTCAATGGAGGGAATGGAGAGAAGTCCCTCAAAGTATCGACAGCGCAGGTCTTGGAGGGAAAAGAAGCTAGGAAAAGCATCGACACCGCAGGTCTTGGAGGGAAACGAAgctaagaaaaaagaagaagatggaagTCGTAGCACTCGTAGGTACTGCAATCCTACCAGCGCAATTTAATACagattaacaaatttaatacaGGTGTCTTCACAATTACTACTAGCTTAGCTAATCGGctatcctatatacctatacaaatCATCCCTACTCCTAGGAATTCTCTGCATCCTCATGCTTCCACGTCACCCCGTTTTCTCCTAGCCATTGGATCTCGATCAAGCGCTTCTCCCGGTTGATCTGTTGGCAATCCATCGGATCAAATATCAATGG is a genomic window of Oryza glaberrima chromosome 7, OglaRS2, whole genome shotgun sequence containing:
- the LOC127779667 gene encoding valine--tRNA ligase, chloroplastic/mitochondrial 2 is translated as MALAGASSSACLRRLNPLLFSAHRRPAWTPRRAARRFCAAAVASERDVFTSPEVAKSFDFTNEERIYKWWESQGFFKPNFDRGGDPFVIPMPPPNVTGSLHMGHAMFVTLEDIMIRYFRMKGRPALWLPGTDHAGIATQLVVEKMLAAEGIKRTDLTREEFTKRVWEWKEKYGSTITNQIKRLGASCDWSRERFTLDEQLSRAVIEAFVRLHEKGLIYQGSYLVNWSPNLQTAVSDLEVEYSEEPGNLYFIKYRVAGGSRDDFMTIATTRPETLFGDVAIAVNPEDERYAKYVGKLAIVPLTFGRHVPIIADRYVDPEFGTGVLKISPGHDHNDYHIARKLGLPILNVMNKDGTLNDVAGLYSGMDRFEAREKLWSDLVETNLAVKKEPYTLRVPRSQRGGEVIEPLISKQWFVTMDPLAEKALHAVEKGQLTILPERFEKIYNHWLTNIKDWCISRQLWWGHRIPVWYIVGKKCEEDYIVARSAEEALAKAQEKYGKSVEIYQDPDVLDTWFSSALWPFSTLGWPDLSSEDFKHFYPATVLETGHDILFFWVARMVMMGIEFTGTVPFSYVYLHGLIRDSEGRKMSKTLGNVIDPLDTIKEYGTDALRFTLSMGTAGQDLNLSTERLTSNKAFTNKLWNAGKFLLQNLPDRSDATAWDVLLANKFDTEASLQKLPLPESWVVTGLHELIDRVSTSYDKFFFGDAAREIYDFFWGDFADWYIEASKTRLYHSGDDSASSMAQSVLLYVFENILKLLHPFMPFVTEELWQALPYRKQAIIVAHWPATDLPKNSLSIKRFQNLQSLIRGIRNVRAEYSVEPAKRISASVVAAADVLDYISKEKQVLALLSKLDVQSIHFSELPPGDANQSVHIVADEGLEAYLPLADMVDVSEEVKRLSKRLSKMQSEYDSLLARLNSGSFVEKAPEEIVRGVREKASEAEEKISLTKNRLAFLQSTVSS